The window AGCTGTTAAAGAATCATTGACTACAGATCtacagacaagaaaagaaaaggatactCCAAATGAAAACcgacaaaaattaagaatattttatcagGTAAACATAGCTAACCCTTCTTAAAGTAATTatgaaatgtatttgttttttgtatgtcaaacatgaaaattttttgttcatttttattttatttatttatttatttgagacaggatctcactttgttgcccaggctggagtgcagtggtgcagtcttggctcactgcaacctctgcctcctgggttcaaccggattctcacgcctcagcctccccagtaactaattacaagcacacgccaccactcccggctaatttttgtagtttttgtggagacgaggttttaccatgttgcccaggcttgtcttgagctcCAAGCGATACATTTGACAgtgtctgtcttggcctcccaaaatgctgggattaacaggcgtgagtgACCTCGCCTCGCTGGGCATATTTAATTAAAGAGAATATCTCtaatttgattttccttttaaattttttaaactatttttagaagtgatatttaaacaaaatatcttGTTATGTATAAATTggagatttgcttttttttttttagtttctctatAACAACAATACAAGGCAACAAACTGAAGCAAGAGATGACCTGCATTGCCCTTGGTGTACTCTGAACTGCCGCAAACTTTATAGTTTACTCAAGCATCTTAAACTCTGCCATAGCAGATTTATCTTTAACTATGTTGTgagtaatttttcatattttctcaatTTGTGTTAAGAAATCTCTtgcaccccataaatacatacacctatgtacccacaaaaattttttaaattaaaaaagggaaaaaatatgcaTTAAGTACAAGATAGCATGACTTTCAGAAATTGTACTTTgtataaaaataacagatttcTGTATTTGATAGATTGCTGTATATATGGATTACAGTGAATGATTCAGTTGACATATATTTGGAATTATAATTAATGTTTGTGTAGTGTCTCTAATTGACTCACAAAATCCTCAACCAACTCTTTGAATTgataattttcttattcttgctCAACcaagaaataatttgtacaaagtCACCAAGCAATAAATGACATAGTTAAGATTTTAACACATTTTGTTGACCCCAGGTCTTCTGATTGCCTGTTTACCATGCTggtgtgcctggcctattttcgtTTTCTAAATATTAAGAGCCCACAAATTCTTTAATTAAATTGGAGGGATATTTAGGATaggataattaatttttttttggacatttttGTTGCAGTATCATCCAAAAGGTGCTAGGATAGATGTTTCTATCAATGAGTGTTATGACGGCTCCTATGCAGGAAATCCTCAGGATATTCATCGCCAACCTGGATTTGCTTTTAGTCGCAATGGACCAGTTAAGAGAACACCTATCACACACATTCTTGTGTGCAGGTAGGTAAAAAGGGCATATAACAAAAGTTTAAGCTCTGATTTTTACTAATGTTGGAGGAACAAAGGAGCCAGACGAAGCTACTAGTTAGTTAggtggaaataattatttttcagtattaGGTGTCTATGGGGTTGTTAACTGCTTTATAACACTTGATAGCTCCTATTTCTAGAGAagttttctcactttttctttgaACTTTATACTCAAGTTTTAATGATGTTAATATCACTACTGCTGCAGTGGTTATTGGGATTAAAGAATTCTCAGTAGAAGTTTctgaataattgcttgaacctgagaggtcgaggttgcagtgagccgaggtcgtgccattgcactccggcctgggcaacaagagcgaaacttcgtctcaaataataataatagtaataaataaaattacaaagagGGAATTTTTAATCttagtaaaactgaaaaaaattttaaggcaggtgtatgcatatgtaaccaGTGTTACAGCTTTTCTGCTTTGTGAATATACATGAGTTAGAATACACAGTTTTGACATGTAGGATTTTATATGCATATTCCTATCTGAATGTGCCCTAACtagcacttcatttctttttcctcctttttaactGTAACTTTTCACACCcagaaagacagttttaaaaCTGTGTTTGAATTAATATGTAATAGGTTTGATTTACATTATGTACCGAAAGAAAATCACTAGTGGGGGTGTGCCTCTAATACTGTTGTTTTATGGTCAGTTTTATAAAATGGTGATGCAGATTATCACAGATCTCAACTCCTAGTCAGGAGGTTAGATGGTATACATGTAGAGGccataaattaacatttatttcttttcattaggCCAAAACGAACAAAAGCAAGCATGTCTGAATTTCTTGAATCTGAAGATGGGGAGGTAGAACAGCAAAGAACATATAGTAGTGGCCACAATCGTCTGTATTTCCATAGTGATACCTGCTTACCTCTCCGTCCACAAGAAATGGAAGTAGATAGTGAAGATGAAAAGGATCCTGAATGGCTAAGAGAAAAAACCATTacagtaattattattatctttattggCAATTATCTTGGAATAttgttaatttgttttgaaaattgcTTACTATGAACTAGACTTTTAGTGtaaaggaacttttttttaaaaaaagttaaggaATCCAGAaatgtacagtttttaaaattatgtcactTTAAAACTTAAGCAAGTAAGGCTGGTGGCAGtcgctaacacctgtaatcccagcactttgcaaggcaggcgtattgcctgagttcaggaggtcaagaccagtctggacagcatggcgaaacctggtctgtactaaaaatacaaaaaattagccgggcatggtggcacgcacttgtagtcccagctattcagttGGCTGACACAGGAGAgtcccaggagatggaggttgcagtgagccaagattgcaccactgcactccaacctgggtgacagcgagatcctgtagcaaaacaaaaaagttaccaAGTTAAAGGGAAGATGGATTTTCTTCAAGTAAATTTGtattgtgtgttttcatttttatatttataggtaATCGTAATTTAggatttccctttttaaatgacggcaggtgtgctggctcatgcctgtaatcccaacactttggtagggcgagttgggctgatcacctgaggtcaggagtttgaggacagcctggccaacatggcaaaaccccatctctactaaaagaaaatacaacagttaactgggcatggtagcgcgtgCTTgagatcccagctactcgggaggctgagacaggagaatcgcttgaacccgggaggtcaaggtttcagtgagctgagatcgtgccactgtgcttcagcctgggcgatagagaagactctgtctctaaataaattaattaaattaaattaaattaaattaaatgactgCTTAAATAGaagttaattttaagaaatgttgcCACTTTGCTGTATAAATATGTTGTGGTATTTTTAGTTCCAAAACATTCTGTTTTTGACATTCTcacaaatttttcttaaaatacgTGTTTAAtaggtgtttttctttctttttcccagcAAATTGAAGAATTTTCTGATGTtaatgaaggagagaaagaagtgaTGAAACTCTGGAATCTCCATGTCATGAAGCATGGGTAGggtatttctaaattaatttaaatattttattattctttatggTCTTTTGCCATTTCACATTCTAGAAATCTGCATGTGTTagaatcttatttaaaattctattaatgtattgtatatttgtCCCAAATTTTATTCTAGTCCGATGTTTTTTCGTTTGGCAGGTTTTTTTTAGGTACAAAGACGTTCCTTTTGGTATTATTTATAACAATGAATTAATATTATATTCATTAGTATTAATAAAATCAGATCAAAAACCGGGCCTCGTCTTTAGAACTTGTTGCAGAGATGTGAGTCATTGCAGCATTATATATCAGGGTTGTGATTCCGTCAGCTTTCAAGAGGAAACAGGCGGCTGCAACCCTGGTGTCCATAGGAAAGGGTGTCATCATCATAGACCCTCCTCAGAAATCACTGGTGCCCATCCTAACTCTCGTAGTAGTGTTTCTCCCATGCTTGCAAACTCTGTCAGGGTTGACTCGTTCACACTCAAAACATTTtatagagctgggcacagtggctcatgcctgtaatcccagcactttgggaggccaaggcgggtggatcacttgaggtcagaagttcgagaccagcctggccaacatggtgaaaccctgtctccactaaatgtacaaaacttagccgggtgcagtgtcacacacctgtaatcccagttactcaggaggctgaggcactagaatcatttgaagaacctgggaaatggaaattgcagtgagccaagattgcaccactgcactccagcctgggcaacagagtgagaccccatctccaaaaaaaaaaaaaaaaagccaccttgGTGGGACCCACGACCAGGGAGCAGCAGAAGGCAAGACAGAGAGCTGTAGGTTCATTTAATGACCCAATTTTCATGCCTTTTATTGCCACGTGTTACATGTCTGGAAATGCTGAAAATTACCACAGTTATTACCACAGTTTTTAACAATTGGttaatttttcagaataaaacatGTGGCTTTTTGGATTTGTTTACCATTTCATAGAGGTGAAAGgagaataatttttgtttcttattcctTTGTGGCTAAAAGTGTGTTCctggcttggtgtggtggctcacacttataatgctggcactttaggatgccaaggcaggaggatcacttgagttgaggaattcaagaccaacctgggcaacatagtgagaccttgtctgtactaaattttttttttttttttttttgagacgaagtctccctctgtcacccaggctgtagtgcagcggtgcgatctcgactcactgcaagctccgcctcccaggttcacgccattctcctgcctcagcttcccgagcagctgggactacaggcacccgccaccacgcccagctaattttttgcatttttagtagagacggggtttcaccgtgttagccaggacaatctcggtctcctgaccttgtggtccacctgcctcagcctcccaaggtgctggaattacaggtgtaattACCCGGcccaaatattttatgcttttaagaCTGCTTATGAAattgaagaacagaaattatatctACTGTTCTAATGGCACCTGTTTAAGCTTAAGTTAGATTAAATCTCTTGAAATTTCTAAAATGGTAAGCTCATTCAGATGATTGAATCTCAGTTTCTCTATAGTTTTACCACTTCTTTAATCATCTTTTATTTACTGGAATTGGATATAGTCTTATAATGGTTATCACTGTTGCATTTGACAAAAATGCTTTGTATTGCTATtgatattctgtttttattaaatagGTTTATTGCTGACAATCAAATGAATCATGCCTGTATGCTGTTTGTAGAAAATTATGGacagaaaataattaagaagaatTTATGTCGAAACTTCATGCTTCATCTAGTCAGCATGCATGACTTTAATCTTATTAGCATAATGTCAATAGATAAAGCTGTTACCAAGCTCCGTGAAATGCAGCAAAAATTAGAAAAGGGGGAATCTGCTTCCCCTGCAAACGAAGAAATAATTGAAGAACAAAATGGGACAGCAAATGGTTTTAGTGAAATTAACTCAAAAGAGAAAGCTTTGGAAACAGATAGCGTCTCAGGGGTttcaaaacagagcaaaaaacaaaaactctgaaaAGATCTAACCCCATGTTATGGACAAACACTGAAATTACATTTTAGGGAATTCATCCTCTAAGAagaattatgtttttgtttttaatcataggTTCCAAACAGGCACTGTTAGATGAAGTAAATGATTTCAACAAGGATATTTGTATCAGGGTTCTACTTCACTTCATTATGCAGCATTACATGTATATCACTTTTATTGACGTCATTAAAACATTCTGTACTTTAAGCATGAAAAGcaatatttcaaagtatttttaaactcaACATTTGTCATCAAATATGTTGAATTGATAATCTAGAagttatttcatatataaattaggatttttttgcatttatgaCTGGCTGTTTTTCTACTTTGTAATTGTGAGACATTTTCTTGGGGAGGGAAAATTGGAATGGTTCccttttttagaaattaaagtgGTCTTCATATATCaactacagaaaaggaaaaaaaatagaaattgaaggatttttatgaaattatattgCATTACTATTTGCAGTCAAACTTCGATCCTTGTTTTTGAAATCATTTATCAATTCGgaatgaaaaattataatgtaaGATATTTACATTACATAAGttcattttacaattaaaaaatagcaCTTCTTCATCTTATGCCTGTTTGAGAGGATACTAAATTTTCACATTGTTGACAGTGAAATGCTATGTTGGTTTATAAGATTACTGACCATTTGTTTTCATGTGGATAATTTTAGTGCATTGCTcacccagtatttttttttttaacttgaacattttgcttgttttggtttttcttttttaattagatAATCACATGGAAAATTAAGCTGTTCGTATCTTTAAATTAGGATTGCAAACCAAGGGAAGAACACATTTGAGATTTTAAGATGTCACTTATAAGGGGAGAAGTGTTCTTAAAAAGTCAACCAGAAAACtgttatgccttttatttctttgcaagGATGTCTTTGTAATGTGTTTCATGAATAGAATATCCAATACAGATAAGCTGACTTGAATCATTTTGAGCAATTTTGCCCTGTGTTGTATGTGTTTCACACACATATTTGCAGTTGGATTTTCTCCAACAGAAAGTGGATTCACTACTGGCACATTAACAAGCACCAATAGGTTTTTATTCCAACTCCGAGCACTGTGGTTGAGTAACATCACCTCAATTTTTTATTATCCTTAAAGATATTgcattttcatattctttatttataaagGATCAATGCTGCTGTAAATacaggtatttttaattttaaaatttcattccaCCGCCATCAGATGCAGTTCCCTATTTTGTTTAATGAAGGGATATATAAGCTTTCTAATGGTGTCTtcagaaatttataaaatgtaaatactgaTTTGATTGGTCTTTAAGATGTGTTTAACTGTGAGGCTATTTAACGAATAGTGT is drawn from Nomascus leucogenys isolate Asia unplaced genomic scaffold, Asia_NLE_v1 000757F_102708_qpd_obj, whole genome shotgun sequence and contains these coding sequences:
- the LOC100607575 gene encoding polycomb protein SUZ12 — its product is LPLQDVSCPIRQVPTGKKQVPLNPDLNQTKPGNFPSLAVSSNEFEPSNSHMVKSYSLLFRVTRPGRREFNGMINGETNENIDVSEELPARRKRNREDGEKTFVAQMTVFDKNRRLQLLDGEYEVAMQEMEECPISKKRATWETILDGKRLPPFETFSQGPTLQFTLRWTGETNDKSTAPIAKPLATRNSESLHQENKPGSVKPTQTIAVKESLTTDLQTRKEKDTPNENRQKLRIFYQFLYNNNTRQQTEARDDLHCPWCTLNCRKLYSLLKHLKLCHSRFIFNYVYHPKGARIDVSINECYDGSYAGNPQDIHRQPGFAFSRNGPVKRTPITHILVCRPKRTKASMSEFLESEDGEVEQQRTYSSGHNRLYFHSDTCLPLRPQEMEVDSEDEKDPEWLREKTITQIEEFSDVNEGEKEVMKLWNLHVMKHGFIADNQMNHACMLFVENYGQKIIKKNLCRNFMLHLVSMHDFNLISIMSIDKAVTKLREMQQKLEKGESASPANEEIIEEQNGTANGFSEINSKEKALETDSVSGVSKQSKKQKL